A single genomic interval of Cupriavidus necator N-1 harbors:
- a CDS encoding LysR family transcriptional regulator, which produces MRLDPTSLRLFVAVAETGSIAAAAEHAHLAAAAVSKRVSELEQGLGTALLMRSNKGVQPTMAGMELAHLARGVLHNLDDILVRMRDYGGGLRGQVRVMANISAITQFLPAQLKSFLAEYPLIDVHLEERVSTAIVRAVAENAADIGIFTAGAVGAELETFPYRRDELVVVVPGAHPLAGRHSVTIREAFDYDFVSLHAGSQIHLQLAKAASEAGRVFKPRIHVPGYDALCLMVQAGLGLGILPRSSAGPYQQTLGICTVALDEAWAARQLVIGVRAYEGLSAVARLLVDRLREDE; this is translated from the coding sequence ATGAGACTCGACCCCACTTCGCTGCGCCTGTTTGTCGCCGTGGCCGAAACCGGCTCCATCGCCGCGGCCGCGGAGCACGCGCACCTTGCCGCGGCCGCGGTCAGCAAGCGCGTGAGCGAGCTGGAGCAGGGGCTGGGCACGGCCTTGCTGATGCGCAGCAACAAGGGCGTGCAGCCGACCATGGCCGGGATGGAGCTGGCGCACCTGGCGCGCGGCGTGCTGCACAACCTGGATGACATCCTGGTGCGCATGCGCGACTACGGCGGCGGCTTGCGCGGGCAGGTGAGGGTGATGGCCAATATCTCGGCCATCACGCAGTTCCTGCCGGCGCAGCTCAAGTCGTTTCTGGCCGAGTACCCGCTGATCGACGTGCACCTGGAAGAGCGCGTCAGCACCGCCATCGTGCGCGCGGTGGCCGAGAACGCCGCGGACATCGGCATCTTCACCGCGGGTGCGGTGGGAGCGGAGCTGGAGACGTTCCCCTACCGGCGCGACGAACTGGTCGTGGTGGTGCCCGGCGCGCATCCGCTGGCCGGGCGGCACTCGGTGACCATCCGCGAGGCCTTCGACTACGACTTCGTCAGCCTGCACGCAGGCAGCCAGATCCACCTGCAGCTGGCCAAGGCCGCCAGCGAGGCCGGCCGCGTGTTCAAGCCGCGCATCCACGTGCCCGGCTACGACGCGCTGTGCCTGATGGTGCAGGCGGGACTGGGCCTGGGGATCCTGCCCAGGTCCAGCGCCGGGCCTTACCAGCAAACCCTTGGCATCTGCACCGTCGCGCTCGATGAAGCGTGGGCCGCGCGCCAGCTGGTGATCGGCGTGCGTGCGTATGAGGGCCTGTCCGCGGTGGCGCGGCTGCTGGTGGACCGGCTGCGCGAGGATGAATAG